The following proteins are co-located in the Amblyraja radiata isolate CabotCenter1 chromosome 8, sAmbRad1.1.pri, whole genome shotgun sequence genome:
- the sf3b5 gene encoding splicing factor 3B subunit 5: protein MTDRYNIHSQLEHLQSKYIGTGHADTTKWEWLVNQHRDSYASYMGHFDLLNYFAVAENETKARVRFNLMEKMLQPCGPPPDKPEEA from the coding sequence ATGACGGACCGCTACAACATCCACAGCCAGTTGGAACATCTGCAGTCCAAGTACATCGGTACGGGCCACGCCGACACCACCAAGTGGGAGTGGCTGGTCAACCAGCACCGCGACTCGTACGCCTCCTACATGGGCCACTTCGACTTGCTCAACTACTTCGCCGTGGCTGAGAACGAGACCAAGGCCCGGGTCCGCTTCAACCTCATGGAGAAGATGCTGCAGCCGTGCGGGCCACCGCCCGACAAGCCCGAGGAGGCCTGA